From Chryseobacterium shandongense, the proteins below share one genomic window:
- a CDS encoding RagB/SusD family nutrient uptake outer membrane protein, which produces MRKNKILIIVFSIAGLLSFNSCEEYLDVESLSNTAEEQQFDSVSDTFSALVGVYNSTMGDNTYGQRMNLILSQSGDDMRTSGDYNANDRRGVSCFGAIPTNTELLRPFLDTYAGIERANLVIKNIPLSPVFQTGSEEDKKMMNRYLGEALTLRAHFYHDLIKNWGDVPFQDVPSADLPDLYLAKTDRDIIYDKILDDLLKAENLVPWRSEGSTTPQRISKAAVKGLRARIALARGGYSLRRNPQMMMQGSNPQKYYQIAYDECKDIINSGQHQLNPSYEGLFRSLHTNSPDTTNEIIYAIGAFGGNSRTDSKIGYYNGLRHDDTDWKSSGGINAIPVYFYEFTKYDVRRDVNIAIFRVSTSKQEDLQTSINWNDGKFRKSWTSITGTSQNLGIDWPLLRYSDILLMFAEADNELHNGPSQEAINAVMAVRQRAYAGNLGQVGTIPTDKPGFFNYIVKERMLEFGGEGLRKYDLIRWNLLETKINETRQKLTQFMNGTGAYANVPEYIFYKKPASGVANYAPAKTAQQNVLDIDFYLNGIAKADVFYSPNQSVATPSGYTKVNWRLAMTQSYISGDPVKSYAYYFQPNRKELLPIAADIINSNYNLTQDYGY; this is translated from the coding sequence ATGAGAAAAAATAAAATTTTAATAATTGTATTTTCCATTGCAGGGCTTTTATCTTTTAATTCCTGTGAAGAGTATCTGGATGTAGAAAGTTTATCCAATACTGCTGAAGAACAACAATTTGATTCCGTTTCTGATACATTCTCTGCATTAGTGGGAGTGTACAACAGTACGATGGGAGACAATACATACGGACAGAGAATGAACCTCATCCTTTCGCAATCGGGAGATGATATGAGAACTTCCGGAGATTATAATGCTAACGACAGAAGAGGTGTCAGCTGCTTCGGTGCCATTCCTACCAATACTGAACTTCTTAGACCTTTTCTGGATACCTATGCCGGTATTGAAAGAGCGAATCTTGTCATCAAAAATATTCCGCTTTCCCCGGTTTTTCAGACAGGTTCTGAAGAAGATAAAAAAATGATGAACAGATATCTGGGTGAGGCCCTTACCTTAAGAGCTCATTTTTATCACGATCTTATTAAAAACTGGGGTGATGTTCCTTTTCAGGATGTTCCTTCTGCAGATCTTCCGGATCTTTATCTGGCTAAAACAGACCGAGATATTATCTATGATAAAATTCTGGATGACTTATTAAAAGCGGAAAACTTAGTTCCATGGAGGTCCGAAGGCAGTACTACTCCACAAAGAATTTCCAAGGCTGCCGTAAAAGGATTAAGAGCGAGAATCGCTTTAGCAAGAGGAGGATACTCATTAAGAAGAAATCCACAGATGATGATGCAGGGATCTAATCCCCAAAAATATTATCAGATTGCTTATGACGAATGTAAAGACATCATTAATTCCGGGCAGCACCAGCTTAATCCGAGCTATGAAGGATTATTCAGATCACTGCATACCAACAGCCCGGATACCACCAATGAAATCATTTATGCAATCGGAGCATTCGGTGGAAATTCAAGAACAGACAGTAAAATCGGATATTATAATGGTCTAAGACATGATGACACCGACTGGAAATCTTCAGGAGGGATCAATGCTATTCCTGTTTACTTTTATGAATTTACAAAGTATGATGTAAGAAGAGACGTTAATATTGCCATTTTCAGAGTAAGTACTTCAAAACAGGAAGACCTTCAGACATCCATCAACTGGAACGACGGTAAATTTAGAAAATCGTGGACTTCCATCACGGGAACTTCACAAAACCTTGGAATCGACTGGCCGTTGTTAAGATATTCCGATATCCTTCTGATGTTTGCTGAGGCTGATAATGAGCTGCATAACGGTCCGTCCCAGGAAGCTATCAATGCTGTGATGGCCGTAAGACAGAGAGCTTATGCGGGAAATTTAGGCCAGGTTGGAACTATTCCTACAGATAAGCCCGGATTTTTTAATTATATCGTAAAAGAAAGAATGCTGGAATTCGGAGGTGAAGGCTTAAGAAAATACGACCTCATCCGTTGGAATCTTCTGGAAACAAAAATCAATGAAACCAGACAGAAACTTACCCAGTTTATGAACGGAACAGGAGCTTACGCCAATGTACCTGAATATATTTTCTATAAAAAACCGGCTTCCGGCGTTGCCAATTACGCCCCTGCAAAAACAGCACAGCAGAATGTTCTGGATATTGATTTTTATCTTAACGGTATCGCAAAAGCAGATGTATTCTACAGTCCTAATCAAAGTGTTGCAACACCTTCAGGATACACAAAGGTAAACTGGAGACTAGCCATGACACAATCCTACATCAGCGGAGATCCCGTGAAAAGTTATGCTTACTATTTCCAGCCAAACAGGAAAGAGCTTCTGCCTATTGCTGCAGATATAATCAACTCAAACTATAATCTTACACAGGATTACGGATACTAG